One window of the Desulfolucanica intricata genome contains the following:
- a CDS encoding M48 family metallopeptidase, translating to MQPRLNIIWLGIILLVGLFSLLYLWFTLFPGQVLPDALKYFSAEQVDQGRKYSRAQQLLFISSFLVQTIFLLWMVFGGRAAALSRWCQKLSGGNYLGSILLFFLALWILLRFINLPFTLYGSYFLQHHWGFSTQNMGAWWIDYLKSAGLDLILSAIGVVLLFWSMNRWSSTWWLACAAFISVWMIVQSFLWPVVVSPLFNRFVPVDNPEISAIVHELSQKAQIPVEQVLVMDASRRTTKANAYFTGLGHTKRIVLYDTLLNNYPTDAVKAAVAHEMAHWRQGHIIKGLTLSIIGSFVIWGLLFILLRLTLPTPMPYPPHTWAIILLFFLLISFASSPLQNSFSRNMEEEADRVAVKLTGDAPAAIRLQIVLSTKNLSDLSPPTFIQWFSYSHPPALTRINLIQQYSKP from the coding sequence CTGCAACCTCGTTTAAACATTATCTGGTTAGGTATTATTTTGCTGGTAGGATTATTTAGTTTGCTTTACCTGTGGTTTACCCTCTTTCCCGGGCAAGTCCTACCCGATGCATTGAAATATTTTAGTGCCGAGCAAGTGGACCAGGGACGGAAGTACAGCCGGGCCCAACAACTTTTGTTTATTAGCAGCTTTTTAGTACAAACTATCTTTTTATTGTGGATGGTATTTGGTGGCCGAGCAGCAGCTCTTTCCCGATGGTGCCAAAAATTATCCGGTGGAAATTACCTGGGAAGTATTCTACTTTTTTTTCTGGCATTATGGATACTATTACGATTTATTAACCTGCCTTTTACACTCTATGGCAGCTATTTCTTACAGCACCACTGGGGTTTTTCTACCCAAAATATGGGGGCCTGGTGGATAGATTATTTAAAGAGTGCCGGATTAGATCTTATATTGTCAGCTATCGGTGTTGTTTTACTTTTCTGGAGCATGAACCGCTGGTCAAGTACCTGGTGGTTAGCCTGCGCAGCTTTTATCTCGGTCTGGATGATAGTCCAAAGTTTCCTATGGCCGGTTGTAGTGTCTCCTCTTTTCAACCGTTTTGTACCGGTGGATAACCCCGAAATTTCAGCCATAGTCCACGAACTTTCCCAGAAAGCACAAATACCTGTAGAGCAGGTACTGGTGATGGATGCCAGCCGGCGAACAACTAAGGCTAATGCTTATTTTACCGGTCTGGGGCATACAAAACGCATTGTTCTTTACGATACCCTGCTGAATAACTATCCTACAGACGCGGTGAAAGCGGCAGTAGCTCACGAAATGGCACACTGGCGACAGGGTCATATCATTAAAGGTTTAACCCTGAGCATTATTGGCAGTTTTGTAATATGGGGCCTTTTGTTCATTTTACTGCGATTAACTCTACCTACGCCTATGCCTTACCCGCCCCATACTTGGGCAATAATCTTGCTGTTTTTTTTACTGATTTCTTTTGCCAGCAGCCCCCTGCAAAATAGTTTTTCTCGAAATATGGAGGAGGAAGCTGATCGGGTAGCAGTTAAATTGACAGGCGATGCCCCGGCAGCAATTCGCCTACAGATAGTTCTGTCCACAAAGAACCTGTCCGATTTATCCCCGCCTACTTTTATTCAGTGGTTCAGCTACAGCCATCCTCCTGCATTAACAAGAATTAATCTTATTCAGCAATATAGCAAACCATAA